A section of the Constrictibacter sp. MBR-5 genome encodes:
- a CDS encoding branched-chain amino acid ABC transporter permease — MTEIFGINSFAFYGQVMLGLINGAFYAMLSLGLAVIFGLLNVINFTHGAQYMMGAFAAWMALNYLGLNYWWALILAPLVVGAFGMVIERLLLRRLYDLDHLYGLLLTFGLALVIEGIFRKQYGASGLPYAIPPALSGGQNLGFMFLPNYRGWVVVASLVVCLGTWFVIERTRLGSYLRAATENPGLVQAFGINVPRMVTLTYGFGVALAAFAGVLAAPIYQVSPLMGTNLIIVVFAVVVIGGMGSIMGAIVTGFGLGVVEGLTKVFYPEASNTVIFVVMAIVLLIRPAGLFGTAR; from the coding sequence ATGACTGAGATCTTCGGAATCAACTCCTTCGCCTTCTACGGGCAGGTCATGCTCGGGCTGATCAACGGCGCCTTCTACGCCATGCTCAGCCTGGGGCTCGCCGTCATCTTCGGCCTGCTGAACGTCATCAACTTCACCCACGGCGCCCAGTACATGATGGGCGCGTTCGCAGCGTGGATGGCGCTCAACTATCTCGGCCTGAACTACTGGTGGGCGCTGATCCTGGCCCCCCTCGTGGTCGGCGCCTTCGGCATGGTCATCGAGCGGCTGCTGCTGCGGCGCCTGTACGATCTCGACCATCTGTACGGCCTGCTGCTCACCTTCGGCCTGGCGCTCGTCATCGAGGGCATCTTCCGCAAGCAGTACGGCGCCTCCGGCCTGCCCTACGCCATTCCGCCCGCCCTCTCCGGCGGCCAGAACCTGGGCTTCATGTTCCTGCCGAACTATCGCGGCTGGGTGGTTGTGGCGTCGCTGGTCGTCTGCCTCGGCACCTGGTTCGTGATCGAACGCACGCGGCTCGGTTCCTATCTACGCGCCGCGACCGAGAATCCCGGCCTCGTCCAGGCGTTCGGGATCAACGTGCCGCGCATGGTCACGCTGACCTACGGCTTCGGCGTCGCCCTCGCCGCGTTCGCCGGCGTTCTCGCCGCGCCGATCTACCAGGTCAGCCCGCTGATGGGCACGAACCTGATCATCGTCGTCTTCGCCGTCGTCGTGATCGGCGGCATGGGGTCGATCATGGGCGCGATCGTGACCGGTTTCGGACTCGGCGTCGTCGAGGGCCTGACCAAGGTCTTCTACCCCGAAGCCTCGAACACGGTGATCTTCGTCGTGATGGCCATCGTCCTGCTGATCCGGCCCGCCGGGCTGTTCGGCACCGCCCGTTGA
- the rnpA gene encoding ribonuclease P protein component: MSITRLKRREEFLRVAAGRRKWAAPGLVLQVMRRTDGTAPATAGGAPRVGFTVSRKVGGAVERNRVRRRLRSAVERVFEGHAQPGIDYVVIGRRQALGRTFPDLVADLEKAMRRLGAYGQPGSPAQALEPAKDGAP, translated from the coding sequence GTGTCGATCACCAGGCTGAAGCGTCGCGAAGAGTTCCTGCGGGTCGCCGCGGGGCGCCGTAAGTGGGCCGCCCCGGGTCTCGTGCTGCAGGTGATGCGGCGCACCGACGGTACCGCCCCGGCGACGGCGGGCGGCGCGCCGCGGGTCGGGTTCACCGTCAGCCGCAAGGTCGGCGGGGCCGTCGAGCGAAACCGCGTCCGCCGACGGCTGCGTTCCGCGGTCGAGCGCGTGTTCGAGGGCCATGCCCAGCCTGGAATCGACTATGTCGTGATCGGGCGCCGCCAGGCACTCGGGCGGACATTTCCCGATCTCGTTGCGGATCTGGAGAAAGCCATGCGCCGTCTCGGCGCTTACGGTCAGCCTGGGTCACCGGCACAGGCGTTAGAGCCTGCGAAGGACGGCGCCCCGTGA
- a CDS encoding HAMP domain-containing sensor histidine kinase — protein sequence MSFSIEMRHPGFGSSLSARLLLLTVIFVMVAEVLIYVPSIARYRLDWLQGRLQDAHLAALAVDAAPSGAIGTDLEQRLLTYTDSFSIEVTSGDTRTWMLGPLMAPEPEAWFDLKQSTVPELIHDALATLLHRHDRVIQVWGESLYQGDVTVSVTIDEAPLRRDMLAYSARILQLSLVISLITAVLVFFSLRWLLVRPMARLTRAMTLFREKPEEAGRVIRPSGRRDEVGVAETELAAMQTALRSALHQRARLAALGEAVAKINHDLRNILATAQLLSDRLSQSDDPEVRHVTPTLFVAIDRAVGLASRVVEFARTGAPSLRRSSIALAELVADAGTALPNGRGIGSWINRVPAGLTVMGDREELLRVLNNLARNAFDSGARRVEVGARARDGWTSLTVTDDGPGIPEDVRQSLFQPFATSSKAGSSGLGLAIAREVMHAHGGEIQLVQTGPRGTTFRLDLPSRDLR from the coding sequence ATGAGTTTCAGCATCGAGATGAGGCATCCGGGCTTCGGATCCAGCCTGTCGGCACGTCTGCTCCTTCTGACGGTGATCTTCGTCATGGTCGCCGAGGTGCTGATCTACGTGCCGTCGATCGCGCGCTACCGCCTGGACTGGCTCCAGGGCCGCCTGCAGGACGCGCACCTCGCGGCATTGGCCGTGGATGCCGCGCCGTCGGGTGCCATCGGCACCGACCTCGAGCAAAGGCTGCTGACCTATACGGACAGTTTCTCGATCGAGGTGACGAGCGGCGACACGCGTACCTGGATGCTCGGTCCGCTGATGGCTCCGGAGCCGGAGGCTTGGTTCGACCTGAAGCAGAGCACCGTGCCGGAGCTGATCCACGACGCGTTGGCGACGCTCCTGCACCGGCACGACCGGGTGATCCAGGTCTGGGGAGAGTCGCTCTACCAGGGGGACGTCACGGTTTCGGTGACGATCGACGAGGCGCCGCTTCGCCGGGACATGCTCGCCTATTCCGCCCGCATCCTGCAGCTCTCGCTGGTCATCTCGCTGATCACCGCCGTGCTGGTCTTCTTCAGCCTGCGCTGGCTGCTGGTGCGGCCGATGGCGCGCCTGACCAGGGCCATGACGCTGTTCCGCGAAAAGCCGGAGGAGGCGGGGCGAGTGATCCGACCGAGCGGCCGTCGGGACGAGGTGGGGGTCGCGGAAACCGAACTGGCGGCGATGCAGACGGCCCTGCGCAGCGCCCTGCACCAGCGGGCGCGGCTGGCGGCCCTGGGCGAGGCGGTCGCGAAGATCAACCACGACCTGCGCAACATCCTGGCGACGGCGCAGCTGCTGTCCGATCGGCTGAGCCAGAGCGACGACCCGGAGGTGCGCCACGTGACGCCGACGCTGTTCGTCGCGATCGACCGCGCGGTCGGGCTCGCCAGCCGGGTCGTCGAGTTCGCGAGGACGGGCGCGCCGTCGCTGCGCCGCTCTTCCATCGCCCTGGCGGAGCTGGTCGCGGATGCCGGCACCGCGCTGCCGAACGGCCGCGGCATCGGCTCCTGGATCAACCGGGTTCCCGCCGGCCTGACGGTGATGGGCGACCGCGAGGAACTGCTGCGCGTCCTCAACAATCTCGCGCGCAACGCGTTCGACAGCGGTGCCCGGCGGGTCGAGGTGGGTGCCAGGGCGCGGGACGGCTGGACCTCGCTGACGGTGACCGACGACGGTCCCGGCATTCCCGAGGACGTGCGGCAGTCGCTCTTCCAGCCCTTCGCGACATCGTCCAAGGCCGGCAGCAGCGGCCTGGGGCTGGCGATCGCCCGCGAGGTGATGCACGCCCACGGCGGCGAGATCCAGCTGGTGCAGACCGGGCCGCGCGGCACGACCTTCCGGCTGGATCTTCCGTCGCGCGACCTGCGCTGA
- a CDS encoding branched-chain amino acid ABC transporter permease, translating to MTIKRLGVAALLVLALIAPAFIYPVFLMKVLCFALFASAFNLLLGFVGLLSFGHAAFFGSAAYITAHTVKVWGWSPEIGILAGVAVAAALGAVVGSLAIRRQGIYFAMITLALAQMVYFFALQAPFTGGEDGIQGVPRRPFFGIIDITDDMTFYYVVLAIVVAGLLLIYRTVHSPFGQILKAIRENEPRAVSLGYDVDRYKLLAFVISAALVGLAGGTKTLVFQLASLTDIQWQMSGEAVLMTLIGGVGTIFGPLVGAAVVVSMQNYLAQTGEWVLVIQGIVFVVVVLAFRRGIVGELAAWSARRRKAADRTDPKATPAETARA from the coding sequence GTGACCATCAAACGCCTCGGCGTCGCGGCCCTTCTCGTCCTGGCGCTGATCGCCCCCGCCTTCATCTACCCCGTGTTCCTGATGAAGGTCCTTTGCTTCGCCCTGTTCGCGAGCGCCTTCAACCTGCTCCTCGGCTTCGTCGGGCTGCTGTCCTTCGGCCACGCCGCCTTCTTCGGCTCTGCCGCCTACATCACGGCGCATACGGTGAAGGTCTGGGGGTGGAGCCCGGAGATCGGCATCCTCGCCGGCGTGGCGGTCGCCGCGGCGCTGGGCGCCGTCGTCGGCTCCCTCGCCATCCGCCGCCAGGGCATCTACTTTGCGATGATCACCCTGGCGCTGGCGCAGATGGTCTATTTCTTCGCGCTGCAGGCGCCGTTCACCGGCGGTGAGGACGGCATCCAGGGCGTGCCGCGGCGGCCCTTCTTCGGCATCATCGACATCACCGACGACATGACCTTCTACTATGTCGTTCTGGCCATCGTGGTCGCCGGGCTGCTGCTGATCTACCGCACGGTCCATTCCCCGTTCGGCCAGATCCTGAAGGCGATCCGCGAGAACGAGCCGCGCGCCGTTTCGCTCGGCTACGACGTCGACCGCTACAAGCTGCTCGCCTTCGTCATCTCGGCGGCCCTGGTCGGGCTCGCCGGCGGCACCAAGACCCTCGTCTTCCAGCTCGCGTCGCTGACCGACATCCAGTGGCAGATGTCGGGCGAGGCCGTCCTGATGACGCTGATCGGCGGCGTCGGCACGATCTTCGGCCCGCTGGTCGGTGCCGCGGTGGTCGTCTCGATGCAGAACTACCTCGCCCAGACCGGCGAGTGGGTCCTGGTCATCCAGGGCATCGTGTTCGTCGTCGTCGTGCTGGCCTTCCGCCGCGGCATCGTCGGCGAGCTCGCCGCCTGGTCGGCGCGGCGCCGCAAGGCCGCCGACCGGACCGATCCGAAGGCTACCCCCGCCGAAACGGCCAGGGCCTGA
- a CDS encoding FAD-dependent oxidoreductase yields MSLTTLTPDLCVIGGGTGGLVVAAGAVQMGASVVLIERHRMGGDCLNTGCVPSKALIAAAGVAATMRGAGAFGIAPVEPDVDFAAVQDHVRRIIEGIAPHDSIERFERLGVQVLTAHAAFTGPDEVLAGHFRIRARRFVVATGSAPAMPPVPGLAATPHFTNETIFENRVRPEHLIVLGGGPIGVELAQAHRRLGSAVTILQKGSILPKDDPELVAVVRERLRAEGIEIRENVAVAEVARSSATGPAGDMQAGVRVVLGGAEVVTGSHLLVAAGRRAVVAGLGLDRAGVRVSTKGIETDRRLRTSNRRIFAVGDVTGRQQFTHVAAHHAGIVLRNALFRLPAKIEERAVPWVTYTDPELAHVGTTEAAIHAAGRTPTVLRFAFGENDRARTARAGEGLIKVVTDRRGRVLGASIVGEGAGELLLPWVLAVRDRARLGSIASAIVPYPTLSEASKSVAAAYYAPKLFSCATRKLVRLLARFG; encoded by the coding sequence ATGAGCCTCACCACCCTTACACCGGACCTGTGCGTCATCGGCGGCGGCACGGGCGGGCTGGTCGTGGCGGCCGGCGCCGTCCAGATGGGCGCCTCGGTCGTGCTGATCGAGAGGCACCGGATGGGTGGCGACTGCCTCAACACCGGCTGCGTGCCTTCCAAGGCGCTGATCGCCGCGGCCGGCGTGGCCGCGACGATGCGCGGGGCCGGCGCTTTCGGCATCGCGCCCGTCGAGCCCGACGTCGATTTCGCGGCTGTACAAGACCATGTCCGCCGCATCATCGAGGGCATCGCGCCGCACGATTCGATCGAGCGCTTCGAGCGACTGGGCGTCCAGGTCCTGACGGCGCACGCGGCGTTCACGGGACCCGACGAGGTGCTGGCCGGGCACTTCCGCATCCGGGCGCGCCGCTTCGTCGTCGCGACCGGATCGGCGCCCGCGATGCCGCCGGTACCGGGTTTGGCCGCCACGCCTCATTTCACCAACGAGACGATCTTCGAGAACCGCGTCCGTCCGGAACATCTGATCGTGCTGGGCGGCGGTCCGATCGGCGTCGAACTCGCACAGGCGCATCGGCGGCTCGGGTCGGCGGTGACGATCCTGCAGAAGGGCAGCATCCTGCCGAAGGACGATCCGGAACTGGTGGCGGTCGTCCGCGAGCGCCTGCGCGCTGAAGGCATCGAGATCCGCGAGAACGTCGCGGTGGCTGAGGTGGCACGGTCGTCGGCCACGGGACCCGCCGGCGACATGCAGGCGGGGGTGCGCGTCGTGCTGGGCGGCGCGGAGGTCGTCACCGGCAGCCATCTACTGGTCGCCGCCGGCCGGCGCGCGGTCGTCGCCGGCCTGGGGCTGGACCGGGCGGGGGTGCGCGTCTCGACCAAGGGCATCGAGACGGACCGGCGGCTGCGCACCAGCAACCGGCGGATCTTCGCGGTCGGCGACGTCACCGGGCGCCAGCAGTTCACCCACGTCGCGGCGCATCACGCCGGTATCGTGCTGCGCAACGCGCTCTTCCGCCTGCCTGCGAAGATCGAGGAGCGGGCGGTGCCGTGGGTGACCTACACCGATCCCGAACTCGCCCATGTGGGGACGACCGAGGCGGCGATCCACGCGGCCGGGCGGACGCCGACCGTCCTGCGCTTCGCCTTCGGCGAGAACGATCGGGCCCGCACCGCCCGCGCAGGCGAGGGCCTGATCAAGGTGGTGACCGATCGTCGGGGACGCGTGCTCGGCGCATCCATCGTGGGCGAGGGTGCCGGCGAACTGCTGCTGCCCTGGGTGCTGGCGGTTCGCGACCGGGCTAGGCTGGGCAGTATCGCAAGTGCGATCGTGCCCTATCCCACCCTGTCGGAAGCCAGCAAGAGCGTCGCCGCTGCCTACTACGCCCCTAAGTTGTTTTCATGCGCGACGCGGAAGCTCGTTCGATTGCTCGCCCGCTTCGGCTAG
- a CDS encoding TVP38/TMEM64 family protein — MCPPASADRRFGEDGKPSAAATGGRAQTIRRTALAAGLLILAGLFFLWGGDDLLSFEALARNRQSLGRWVEDSAVLASLSFLAVYAAITALSLPLGAVMTVASGLLFGPVWGTLLSVIGATAGATVVFLAAGRVAGPRLRARVASALRRMDAGFRENAFNYLLVLRLIPLFPFWLVNLAPAFAEVRLRTFVAATALGIVPGTFVFALVGNGFGALAAAGKEPGLDVILRPAVLAPVLGLAVLALVPVIYRKMRQRQR; from the coding sequence ATGTGCCCTCCGGCAAGCGCCGACCGCCGCTTCGGCGAAGACGGCAAGCCGTCTGCGGCGGCGACCGGCGGAAGGGCGCAGACGATCCGCCGCACTGCGCTCGCCGCCGGGCTGCTGATCCTGGCCGGCCTGTTCTTCCTGTGGGGCGGCGACGACCTGCTCAGTTTCGAGGCCCTGGCCCGCAACCGGCAGAGCCTCGGTCGTTGGGTGGAAGACAGCGCCGTGCTCGCCTCGCTGTCGTTTCTGGCCGTCTATGCGGCGATCACCGCCCTCTCGCTGCCGCTCGGCGCCGTCATGACGGTCGCCTCGGGTCTGCTGTTCGGCCCTGTCTGGGGCACCCTGCTCTCGGTCATCGGTGCGACGGCGGGCGCCACGGTGGTCTTCCTCGCGGCGGGCCGCGTGGCCGGCCCGCGTCTGCGGGCGCGCGTGGCGAGCGCGTTGCGGCGCATGGACGCGGGCTTCCGGGAGAACGCCTTCAACTATCTCCTGGTGCTGCGGCTCATTCCGCTCTTTCCGTTCTGGCTGGTGAACCTGGCGCCGGCATTCGCCGAGGTGCGGCTGAGGACGTTCGTCGCCGCGACGGCGCTCGGCATCGTGCCGGGGACGTTCGTCTTCGCTCTGGTGGGGAACGGCTTCGGTGCGCTGGCCGCGGCTGGCAAGGAGCCGGGCCTGGACGTGATCCTGCGGCCGGCGGTCCTGGCGCCGGTTCTCGGCCTCGCCGTGCTGGCGCTCGTCCCGGTGATCTATCGCAAGATGCGGCAGCGGCAGCGTTGA
- the rpmH gene encoding 50S ribosomal protein L34, protein MKRTYQPSVLVRKRRHGFRARMATVGGRLIIKRRRAQGRKRLSA, encoded by the coding sequence GTGAAGCGCACCTACCAGCCGAGCGTTCTCGTGCGCAAGCGGCGGCATGGGTTTCGTGCCCGCATGGCCACCGTCGGCGGCCGTCTGATCATCAAGCGGCGCCGGGCGCAGGGGCGCAAGCGCCTCTCTGCGTAA
- the yidD gene encoding membrane protein insertion efficiency factor YidD yields the protein MTGAVGRAATTLLAIPIRVYRYALSPLMPMSCRFVPTCSDYALDALSQHGPVRGMALTIRRLARCHPWGGQGLDPVPPHTHDHCGQR from the coding sequence GTGACGGGCGCCGTCGGGCGTGCCGCAACGACCCTCCTGGCAATCCCGATCCGCGTCTACCGCTACGCCCTCTCGCCCCTGATGCCGATGTCTTGCCGGTTCGTCCCAACCTGTTCCGACTATGCGCTCGACGCGCTGTCGCAGCACGGGCCGGTTCGTGGGATGGCACTGACCATCCGTCGCCTCGCGCGCTGCCACCCATGGGGAGGCCAAGGCCTCGATCCGGTGCCGCCGCATACGCACGATCATTGCGGCCAGCGCTAG
- a CDS encoding ABC transporter substrate-binding protein, translating to MRKASTALAGGLLAAALAAGTLTAGVPAAHAQISDDVIRIGVMNDQSGLYADITGQGEVTAVRMAAEAMGGAIDGRKIEVIFADNQNKPDIGSNIARQWYDQEKVDLIIVGGASSVTLAVQAVAREKGRINIVSAAAASDHTNKACSPTAAHWTYDTTALANGTGKALVQEGGDSWFFLTADYAFGHALERETGEAVRAGGGKVLGSVRHPLNTPDFSSFLLQAQGSGAKIIGLANAGGDTINSIKQASEFGIVQAGQRLAGLLVFITDVHSLGLKTAQGLVITTAFYWDQNDETRAWAKSFMERMNGKAPTMVQAGSGSAALHYLRAVKAAGTDDASKVMAQMRATKINDFMTKDGWIREDGRVMRTMYLAQVKSPAESTGPFDYYKILRSIPAEEAFRSLDITECPHLKK from the coding sequence ATGAGGAAGGCTTCGACGGCGCTGGCGGGGGGGCTGCTCGCCGCCGCGCTGGCGGCCGGTACACTGACCGCGGGAGTACCGGCGGCGCACGCGCAGATCTCGGACGACGTGATCCGCATCGGCGTGATGAACGACCAGTCCGGTCTCTACGCCGACATCACCGGCCAGGGCGAGGTGACGGCGGTCCGGATGGCGGCCGAGGCGATGGGCGGCGCCATCGACGGCAGGAAGATCGAGGTGATCTTCGCCGACAATCAGAACAAGCCGGACATCGGCTCGAACATCGCCCGCCAGTGGTACGACCAGGAGAAGGTCGACCTGATCATCGTCGGCGGCGCGTCGTCGGTGACGCTGGCGGTGCAGGCCGTCGCCCGCGAGAAGGGCCGCATCAACATCGTCTCCGCGGCGGCGGCCTCCGACCACACCAACAAGGCCTGCTCGCCGACCGCGGCGCACTGGACCTACGACACAACGGCGCTCGCCAACGGCACCGGCAAGGCGCTGGTCCAGGAGGGCGGCGACAGCTGGTTCTTCCTGACCGCCGACTACGCCTTCGGCCATGCGCTGGAGCGGGAGACCGGGGAGGCCGTCCGGGCGGGCGGCGGCAAGGTGCTGGGCTCGGTCCGGCATCCGCTCAACACGCCCGACTTCTCCTCGTTTCTCCTCCAGGCCCAGGGGTCCGGGGCCAAGATCATCGGCCTCGCCAATGCCGGCGGCGACACGATCAATTCCATCAAGCAGGCCTCGGAATTCGGCATCGTCCAGGCGGGCCAGCGCCTCGCCGGCCTGCTGGTCTTCATCACCGACGTCCATTCCCTGGGGCTGAAGACGGCGCAGGGGCTGGTGATCACCACCGCCTTCTACTGGGATCAGAACGACGAGACGCGGGCCTGGGCCAAGTCGTTCATGGAGCGCATGAACGGCAAGGCGCCGACGATGGTCCAGGCGGGCTCCGGCAGCGCCGCCCTGCACTATCTGCGCGCCGTGAAGGCGGCGGGCACCGACGACGCCTCGAAGGTCATGGCGCAGATGCGCGCCACGAAGATCAACGACTTCATGACCAAGGACGGGTGGATCCGCGAGGACGGCCGCGTCATGCGCACGATGTACCTGGCCCAGGTGAAGAGCCCGGCCGAATCCACCGGCCCGTTCGACTACTACAAGATCCTGCGCAGCATTCCGGCCGAAGAGGCCTTCCGGTCGCTGGACATCACCGAATGCCCGCATCTGAAGAAATGA
- the yihA gene encoding ribosome biogenesis GTP-binding protein YihA/YsxC produces the protein MTEAEAPFPDAAAIEDGRLLFAKECTFLLGAAGLDQLPEGGMVEIAFAGRSNVGKSSLVNALTGRKTLARTSNTPGRTQQINFFDLGGRLMIADLPGYGFAEAPKQMVEKWTSLVRAYLRGRPALRRVCLLVDARHGIKAGDREMMKMLDAAAVAYQVVVTKTDKLGPTERAKRVAEIAAEAARHVAAHPDVVPTSSVKGEGIEILRAHLAALALP, from the coding sequence GTGACGGAGGCGGAGGCGCCCTTCCCCGATGCGGCCGCGATCGAGGACGGACGCCTGCTCTTCGCCAAGGAGTGCACCTTCCTCCTCGGCGCCGCCGGCCTCGACCAGCTGCCCGAGGGCGGCATGGTCGAGATTGCCTTCGCCGGCCGCTCCAATGTCGGCAAGTCGAGCCTCGTCAACGCCCTGACCGGCCGCAAGACGCTCGCCCGGACCTCCAACACGCCCGGCCGCACCCAGCAGATCAACTTCTTCGACCTGGGCGGCCGGCTGATGATCGCCGACCTCCCCGGCTACGGCTTCGCCGAGGCGCCGAAGCAGATGGTCGAGAAGTGGACATCGCTGGTGCGCGCCTATCTGCGCGGCCGACCCGCCCTGCGCCGCGTCTGCCTGCTGGTCGACGCGCGCCACGGCATCAAGGCGGGCGACCGGGAGATGATGAAGATGCTCGACGCCGCCGCCGTCGCCTACCAGGTCGTCGTGACCAAGACCGACAAGCTCGGCCCGACCGAGCGGGCGAAACGCGTCGCCGAGATCGCCGCCGAGGCGGCCCGCCACGTCGCCGCCCACCCCGACGTCGTGCCGACCAGCTCGGTCAAGGGCGAAGGCATCGAGATCCTGCGTGCGCACCTTGCGGCGCTGGCGCTTCCCTGA
- the yidC gene encoding membrane protein insertase YidC: MEQRNLLIAIALSIAILLGFQYVYGPVAPPPDTSPVTQPGAPPVPEGGIASAPGAPAAPALPAAPTVVDRAAALAQTPRIPIRSDRVHGSISLKGARLDDVTLPDYRVTVEPDSPEIVILSPPGSANSWYGEFGWVATGGVAVPDGDTVWEADRDTLTPGQPVTLSWDNGAGLRFTRTFALDRDYMFTVTQGVENTGTAPATLHPYGLVSRGGNPPTSGFFILHEGPIGVVDGVLREHSYEDLRDETRIEANATGGWLGFTDKYWLVSLIPDQQAPLKTRFSHAMVNGADKYQADYLRSPVTVAPGESQQVTDHMFAGAKEVTLIDRYEEQLGVERFDRAVDWGWFYFLTRPIFYALHWLHGVLGNYGLAIIALTLGIKLVFFPLASKSYKAMSQMKKLQPEMVKLRERYGDDKQKMNQELMALYKKEKINPAAGCLPILIQIPVFFSLYKVLFVTIELRHAPFYGWIHDLSAPDPTNLFTLFGLIPWAPPDMLHLGLWPLIMGVTMFLQMKLNPQPADPIQAKVFMLMPIFFTILLAGFPAGLVIYWAWNNTLSIAQQALIMHQNGAFAERRAAKQQVVTPAKAEAKTPNGGKGKTKGGK; encoded by the coding sequence ATGGAGCAGCGCAATCTCCTGATCGCCATCGCATTGTCGATCGCGATCTTGCTCGGGTTCCAGTACGTGTACGGTCCCGTGGCACCGCCGCCCGACACGTCGCCGGTTACCCAGCCGGGTGCGCCGCCGGTGCCGGAGGGCGGCATCGCCTCGGCACCCGGTGCGCCGGCCGCCCCCGCCCTGCCCGCGGCACCGACCGTGGTCGACCGTGCCGCGGCCCTGGCCCAGACACCGCGCATCCCGATCCGCTCGGACCGTGTGCACGGCTCGATCTCCCTGAAGGGCGCGCGCCTCGACGACGTGACGCTGCCCGACTATCGGGTGACGGTCGAACCCGACAGCCCCGAGATCGTCATCCTGTCGCCCCCGGGAAGCGCCAATTCCTGGTACGGCGAGTTCGGCTGGGTCGCGACCGGCGGCGTTGCCGTGCCGGACGGCGACACCGTCTGGGAGGCTGACCGCGATACGCTGACACCCGGCCAGCCTGTGACCCTCTCCTGGGACAACGGCGCCGGCCTGCGCTTCACGCGGACCTTCGCCCTCGACCGCGACTACATGTTCACGGTCACCCAGGGCGTCGAGAACACCGGGACCGCGCCGGCGACGCTGCATCCCTACGGCCTCGTCTCGCGCGGCGGAAATCCGCCCACCTCGGGCTTCTTCATCCTGCACGAGGGGCCGATCGGCGTCGTCGACGGCGTCCTGCGCGAGCACAGCTACGAGGATCTGCGCGACGAGACGCGTATCGAGGCGAACGCCACCGGCGGCTGGCTCGGCTTCACCGACAAATACTGGCTGGTCTCTCTCATCCCCGACCAGCAGGCGCCGCTGAAGACCCGCTTCAGCCACGCCATGGTCAACGGCGCCGACAAGTATCAGGCCGACTATCTGCGCAGCCCGGTCACCGTCGCCCCCGGCGAGAGCCAGCAGGTGACCGACCACATGTTCGCCGGCGCCAAGGAGGTCACCCTTATCGACCGCTACGAGGAGCAGCTCGGCGTCGAGCGCTTCGACCGTGCGGTCGACTGGGGCTGGTTCTACTTCCTGACGCGGCCGATCTTCTACGCCCTGCACTGGCTGCACGGCGTGCTCGGCAATTACGGCCTCGCCATCATCGCCCTGACCCTCGGCATCAAGCTCGTCTTCTTCCCGCTGGCCAGCAAGTCCTACAAGGCGATGAGCCAGATGAAGAAGCTGCAGCCCGAGATGGTGAAGCTTCGCGAGCGCTACGGCGACGACAAGCAGAAGATGAACCAGGAGCTGATGGCGCTCTACAAGAAGGAGAAGATCAACCCGGCGGCCGGCTGCCTGCCGATCCTGATCCAGATCCCGGTCTTCTTCTCGCTCTACAAGGTGCTGTTCGTCACCATCGAGCTCCGCCATGCGCCCTTCTACGGCTGGATCCACGACCTCTCGGCGCCCGACCCGACGAACCTCTTCACGCTCTTCGGCCTGATCCCCTGGGCCCCGCCCGACATGCTGCATCTCGGCCTGTGGCCGCTGATCATGGGCGTGACGATGTTCCTGCAGATGAAGCTGAACCCGCAGCCGGCGGACCCGATCCAGGCGAAGGTATTCATGCTGATGCCGATCTTCTTCACGATCCTGCTGGCCGGCTTCCCGGCGGGGCTCGTGATCTACTGGGCCTGGAACAACACGCTGTCGATCGCCCAGCAGGCGCTGATCATGCACCAGAACGGCGCCTTCGCCGAACGGCGCGCCGCCAAGCAGCAGGTCGTGACCCCAGCCAAGGCAGAAGCCAAGACGCCGAACGGCGGCAAGGGCAAGACGAAGGGCGGCAAGTGA